One region of Vallitalea okinawensis genomic DNA includes:
- a CDS encoding TrmH family RNA methyltransferase, with protein sequence MKPKIIKVYNKNNEYQHIQVLKRNRKKRSKFNEFFVEGAKSITYAVQNNWKILSFIYCTETELSLWAKNILNNSTAEKHIELSAQLMTDLSDKDEDVSEILAIVSIPENNLERIKLYDNPLIVIFDRPSNHGNLGTLIRSCEALNVDGLIITGHAVDLYDVKTIRASLGTFFSIPIIRLDSHKEVSNWLEKIKEEYNNFQIIGSTSQTETSIEKADFSRPTALLIGNETKGLSFKYKEMCDALVKIPMYGEITSFNVSCAASIMLYEIDRQRRGA encoded by the coding sequence ATGAAGCCAAAAATTATTAAAGTTTATAATAAAAACAATGAATATCAGCATATCCAGGTGCTAAAAAGAAATAGAAAAAAGCGAAGTAAATTCAATGAATTTTTTGTAGAGGGCGCAAAATCCATAACTTATGCTGTACAAAACAATTGGAAGATACTCTCTTTTATTTATTGTACTGAGACTGAATTAAGTCTTTGGGCTAAAAATATTCTGAATAATTCAACTGCAGAAAAACATATTGAGTTATCTGCACAATTAATGACTGATTTGAGTGATAAGGATGAGGATGTCTCAGAAATATTGGCAATAGTATCGATTCCTGAAAATAATTTGGAGAGAATAAAATTGTATGATAATCCACTTATCGTAATATTTGATAGACCATCAAATCATGGTAATTTAGGTACACTTATTCGATCATGTGAAGCTCTAAACGTAGATGGTCTTATAATAACAGGTCATGCCGTTGATTTATATGATGTAAAAACAATTCGAGCCAGCCTTGGTACTTTCTTTTCTATTCCAATAATAAGGCTAGATTCTCATAAAGAAGTAAGTAATTGGCTAGAAAAAATTAAAGAGGAGTATAATAATTTTCAAATAATAGGGTCTACCTCACAAACAGAAACATCCATCGAAAAAGCTGACTTTAGCAGACCAACAGCACTTTTAATTGGTAATGAAACAAAAGGACTTAGCTTTAAGTATAAAGAGATGTGTGATGCATTGGTTAAAATCCCTATGTATGGAGAAATTACCTCCTTTAATGTTTCATGTGCAGCGTCAATAATGTTATATGAAATTGATAGGCAAAGAAGAGGAGCATAA